A genomic stretch from Setaria viridis chromosome 1, Setaria_viridis_v4.0, whole genome shotgun sequence includes:
- the LOC117837023 gene encoding uncharacterized protein: MARERRQAGCDVPRLMHELDRDPERRDWTKLPPDLAAYIAGRLLGIDLTEYIRFRSVCKPWRQSTEDPRGLHSRFIPRNWVVLINYLDCFRRNYGDRKYRLLNVATGASLTHAEFPELSGHHAVAYAEGLLVLWSKTTSAIRLLNPLTHAVADLPAPDFSILGEAASTAVLDSDYRFRGFGVINSGAGAAGASAPTMVIFMDGVIPMIACIRPGEPRWALVDTSELDGCTANVSFSSALSIRGRFYITTSTGDVLAVELHPEPRLVYVIKQTTTAATRPTTTTAPPAMRPFFEFFLAPSSNEDHAGMLMVRASRDRRQVEVFEVDVDAGKLVPTSTVGTDRAVFIGSARALSISTRLFPSIAANAVYFCIGNRSTELLFYIVHLDNGRGEPAHVPYSDQGQAVGPFVDPCNLDVYLAFCVDAVQVLAM; this comes from the exons ATGGCCAGAGAACGGCGGCAGGCCGGCTGCGACGTTCCGCGTCTGATGCACGAACTGGACCGCGATCCAGAGAG GAGGGACTGGACCAAGCTTCCACCGGACCTTGCCGCATACATCGCCGGCCGGCTGCTCGGCATCGACTTGACGGAGTACATCCGATTCCGCTCGGTGTGCAAGCCGTGGCGGCAGTCGACGGAGGACCCGCGCGGCCTGCACAGCCGCTTCATCCCCCGCAACTGGGTCGTGCTCATTAACTACCTAGATTGTTTTCGCCGTAACTACGGCGACCGCAAGTACCGGCTGCTCAACGTCGCCACGGGCGCCTCCCTCACCCACGCTGAATTCCCGGAGCTCTCCGGCCACCACGCGGTGGCCTACGCCGAGGGCCTACTTGTCCTGTGGAGCAAGACTACCTCCGCCATCCGCCTCCTCAACCCGCTCACGCACGCGGTCGCCGACCTCCCGGCCCCGGACTTCTCCAtcttgggcgaggcggcgtccACGGCCGTGCTGGACAGCGACTACCGCTTCAGGGGTTTCGGCGTGATCAATAGTggtgccggcgcggcgggggcctCCGCGCCCACCATGGTAATTTTCATGGATGGAGTGATCCCGATGATCGCCTGCATCCGGCCCGGGGAGCCGCGCTGGGCTCTCGTCGACACGAGCGAGCTCGACGGCTGCACGGCCAACGTCTCTTTCAGCTCCGCGCTCTCTATCCGCGGGCGCTTCTACATTACGACGTCCACCGGGGACGTGCTTGCCGTGGAGCTCCACCCGGAGCCCCGGCTGGTGTACGTTATCAAGCAGACAACAACAGCCGCCACGAGGCCCACGACGACCACCGCGCCTCCGGCCATGAGGCCCTTCTTTGAGTTCTTTCTTGCCCCATCTAGCAACGAAGACCACGCCGGGATGCTCATGGTGCGCGCCAGCAGAGACCGTCGACAAGTCGAGGTGTTCGAGGTGGACGTCGACGCGGGAAAGCTCGTTCCAACCAGCACCGTGGGCACTGACCGGGCGGTGTTCATCGGTTCAGCTCGGGCGCTGTCCATCTCTACCAGGCTGTTTCCTTCGATCGCTGCCAATGCTGTTTACTTCTGCATTGGAAATAGGTCGACGGAGCTTCTGTTTTACATTGTCCACCTCGATAATGGACGAGGTGAGCCGGCGCACGTCCCGTACTCCGACCAGGGGCAGGCGGTAGGGCCTTTCGTAGACCCATGCAACCTCGACGTCTATCTGGCTTTCTGCGTAGATGCTGTGCAGGTCCTAGCAATGTAA
- the LOC117863712 gene encoding uncharacterized protein isoform X1, with the protein MGCGASKWRDPGVRQRRLSSVGEVVVFLPGLRVPRNIDFSQTLGDHLDKSIVERLTALRARIVAMATQESTTALKPRRRAAAQHGGSSTANLLQALEEYLPALLGLVKGGSELRNKVQFVWANQEDVAEETSMADPWYEVLSVLHLMAMVCFLQANNLLLPRSYADGHGPRVSEESRQATVDLFLKAAGYLDCAIHHVLVQIPPERRRELPVDLAEGNLKALSLQGLSQGVDMQLGLAIDNPKATLAVKRRLACEMIKCWKQVSFSDLMSRPYGCIMSTIVKQVKDSIPELPLSDGWGKKHSLFVKWKYVEAKAAAYYFHGLILDEGETDKAQEMAIAALQASEEFLNESKRASEAFHSAPPASRSPAPFGTTKYLLDMIPKDVQSKVQSYQDLYTQQIASNIGVSKIIATPPPLPDFPLALSPEDYELPQSDMLWKGANHL; encoded by the exons ATGGGCTGTGGAGCATCAAAATGGAGGGATCCTGGTGTACGCCAGAGAAGACTGTCTAGTGTCGGCGAGGTGGTGGTCTTCCTTCCGGGTCTCCGGGTACCAAGAAACATAGACTTCTCACAAACACTCGGTGATCACCTGGACAAGAGCATAGTGGAGAGGCTGACAGCTCTGAGGGCAAGGATTGTGGCAATGGCGACGCAGGAATCAACGACCGCCCTTAAGCCAAGGCGACGGGCTGCGGCGCAGCACG GAGGGTCTAGCACTGCTAATCTCCTCCAGGCTTTGGAAGAGTACTTGCCGGCCCTGCTAGGACTGGTGAAAGGAG GGAGTGAGCTGAGAAACAAAGTACAATTTGTATGGGCTAACCAAGAAGATGTTGCTGAG GAGACGTCCATGGCAGATCCTTGGTACGAAGTGCTGTCCGTGCTGCATTTGATGGCCATGGTGTGCTTCCTGCAGGCAAACAACCTCCTCCTTCCTCGGTCCTATGCTGACGGTCACGGACCGAGAGTCTCTGAAG AGAGCAGGCAGGCCACTGTTGATCTCTTCTTGAAGGCAGCCGGGTATTTGGACTGTGCAATTCATCATGTACTTGTACAGATACCACCTGAAAGAAG AAGAGAACTTCCAGTAGATCTAGCTGAGGGCAATCTTAAAGCACTTAGCTTGCAAGGTCTTAGTCAG GGGGTTGATATGCAACTTGGACTGGCAATCGATAACCCAAAGGCAACATTAGCAGTAAAAAGACGCTTAGCTTGCGAGATGATCAAATGCTGGAAACAGGTGTCTTTCTCAGACCTGATGTCAAGGCCCTATGGATGCATAA TGTCAACTATTGTTAAACAGGTTAAGGATAGCATCCCAGAGCTTCCTTTGTCAGATGGATGGGGAAAAAAGCATTCTCTATTTGTAAAGTGGAAATATGTTGAAGCAAAA GCTGCTGCTTACTATTTCCATGGATTAATTCTTGATGAGGGAGAAACTGATAAAGCCCAAGAGATGGCAATAGCTGCTCTACAGGCATCAGAAGAATTTCTCAATGAGAGCAAAAGAGCTTCTGAGGCCTTCCATTCTGCTCCTCCAGCATCAAG AAGCCCAGCTCCTTTTGGAACAACCAAATATCTCTTGGACATGATCCCAAAAGATGTACAAAGCAAGGTCCAGAGCTACCAGGACCTGTACACACAACAAAT AGCGTCGAACATAGGAGTCAGCAAGATCATCGCAACACCACCTCCATTGCCAGATTTTCCATTGGCTCTAAGCCCTGAAGATTATGAGCTTCCCCAATCAGATATGTTGTGGAAGGGGGCTAACCATCTATAA
- the LOC117863712 gene encoding uncharacterized protein isoform X2, producing the protein MGCGASKWRDPGVRQRRLSSVGEVVVFLPGLRVPRNIDFSQTLGDHLDKSIVERLTALRARIVAMATQESTTALKPRRRAAAQHGGSSTANLLQALEEYLPALLGLVKGGSELRNKVQFVWANQEDVAEETSMADPWYEVLSVLHLMAMVCFLQANNLLLPRSYADGHGPRVSEESRQATVDLFLKAAGYLDCAIHHVLVQIPPERRRELPVDLAEGNLKALSLQGLSQGVDMQLGLAIDNPKATLAVKRRLACEMIKCWKQVKDSIPELPLSDGWGKKHSLFVKWKYVEAKAAAYYFHGLILDEGETDKAQEMAIAALQASEEFLNESKRASEAFHSAPPASRSPAPFGTTKYLLDMIPKDVQSKVQSYQDLYTQQIASNIGVSKIIATPPPLPDFPLALSPEDYELPQSDMLWKGANHL; encoded by the exons ATGGGCTGTGGAGCATCAAAATGGAGGGATCCTGGTGTACGCCAGAGAAGACTGTCTAGTGTCGGCGAGGTGGTGGTCTTCCTTCCGGGTCTCCGGGTACCAAGAAACATAGACTTCTCACAAACACTCGGTGATCACCTGGACAAGAGCATAGTGGAGAGGCTGACAGCTCTGAGGGCAAGGATTGTGGCAATGGCGACGCAGGAATCAACGACCGCCCTTAAGCCAAGGCGACGGGCTGCGGCGCAGCACG GAGGGTCTAGCACTGCTAATCTCCTCCAGGCTTTGGAAGAGTACTTGCCGGCCCTGCTAGGACTGGTGAAAGGAG GGAGTGAGCTGAGAAACAAAGTACAATTTGTATGGGCTAACCAAGAAGATGTTGCTGAG GAGACGTCCATGGCAGATCCTTGGTACGAAGTGCTGTCCGTGCTGCATTTGATGGCCATGGTGTGCTTCCTGCAGGCAAACAACCTCCTCCTTCCTCGGTCCTATGCTGACGGTCACGGACCGAGAGTCTCTGAAG AGAGCAGGCAGGCCACTGTTGATCTCTTCTTGAAGGCAGCCGGGTATTTGGACTGTGCAATTCATCATGTACTTGTACAGATACCACCTGAAAGAAG AAGAGAACTTCCAGTAGATCTAGCTGAGGGCAATCTTAAAGCACTTAGCTTGCAAGGTCTTAGTCAG GGGGTTGATATGCAACTTGGACTGGCAATCGATAACCCAAAGGCAACATTAGCAGTAAAAAGACGCTTAGCTTGCGAGATGATCAAATGCTGGAAACAG GTTAAGGATAGCATCCCAGAGCTTCCTTTGTCAGATGGATGGGGAAAAAAGCATTCTCTATTTGTAAAGTGGAAATATGTTGAAGCAAAA GCTGCTGCTTACTATTTCCATGGATTAATTCTTGATGAGGGAGAAACTGATAAAGCCCAAGAGATGGCAATAGCTGCTCTACAGGCATCAGAAGAATTTCTCAATGAGAGCAAAAGAGCTTCTGAGGCCTTCCATTCTGCTCCTCCAGCATCAAG AAGCCCAGCTCCTTTTGGAACAACCAAATATCTCTTGGACATGATCCCAAAAGATGTACAAAGCAAGGTCCAGAGCTACCAGGACCTGTACACACAACAAAT AGCGTCGAACATAGGAGTCAGCAAGATCATCGCAACACCACCTCCATTGCCAGATTTTCCATTGGCTCTAAGCCCTGAAGATTATGAGCTTCCCCAATCAGATATGTTGTGGAAGGGGGCTAACCATCTATAA
- the LOC117863731 gene encoding alcohol dehydrogenase-like 6: MAADAASSSPPAAITCRAAVAWGPGQPLVMEEVEVAPPGAMEIRVKVVSTSVCRSDVTAWQSKAQPDLFPRIFGHEASGVVESVGEGVTEFQVGDHVLTVFIGECQSCKHCVSGKSNMCQKLGLERKGVMHSDQMTRFSVKGKPVYHYCAVSSFSEYTVVHSGCAVKVGLTVPMDRVCLLSCGVSAGLGAAWNVADVSEGSSVVIFGLGTVGLSVAQGAKLRGASKIIGVDTNPEKQEKGKAFGVTDFINPNELSEPVQQVIKRMTDGGADYSFECVGDTGVVSTALQSCSDGWGVTVTLGVPKAKPEVSAHYAFLLSGRTLKGSLFGGWRPKSDLPSLVNKYADKEIQVDGLVTHDIPFGDINRALELMLESKCLRCVIHMSQ; this comes from the exons ATGGCCGCTGACGCTGCATCTtcgtcgcctccggccgccATCACCTGCCGAG CGGCGGTGGCATGGGGCCCGGGGCAGCCGCTGGtgatggaggaggtggaggtggccccGCCGGGGGCCATGGAGATCCGCGTCAAGGTCGTCTCCACCTCCGTCTGCCGCAGCGACGTCACCGCGTGGCAATCCAAG GCGCAACCTGATCTGTTCCCCAGAATATTCGGCCACGAGGCATCCGG AGTGGTAGAGAGCGTGGGTGAAGGAGTGACCGAGTTCCAAGTGGGAGATCACGTGCTCACCGTCTTCATCGGGGAATGCCAGAGCTGCAAGCACTGCGTCTCGGGGAAGAGCAACATGTGCCAGAAGCTCGGCCTGGAGAGGAAGGGCGTCATGCACAGCGATCAGATGACCCGCTTCTCTGTCAAGGGGAAACCCGTGTATCATTACTGTGCAGTGTCCAGCTTCAGCGAGTACACGGTTGTTCATTCAGGATGTGCTGTGAAGGTCGGCCTGACAGTGCCAATGGACAGGGTGTGCCTGCTGAGCTGCGGTGTGTCTGCAG GACTTGGTGCAGCTTGGAATGTTGCAGATGTATCTGAGGGTTCAAGTGTAGTTATATTCGGTCTTGGAACTGTAGGACTTTCT GTTGCTCAAGGTGCTAAGCTTCGGGGGGCGTCCAAGATTATTGGAGTTGATACTAATCCTGAGAAGCAAGAAAAGG GGAAAGCTTTTGGCGTCACAGATTTTATTAACCCGAATGAATTGAGCGAGCCTGTTCAGCAG GTAATCAAAAGGATGACTGATGGAGGGGCAGATTACTCTTTTGAATGTGTGGGTGATACCGGAGTAGTTTCCACTGCGCTTCAATCATGCTCTGAT GGTTGGGGAGTAACTGTAACTCTTGGTGTACCAAAAGCAAAGCCAGAGGTTTCTGCTCATTATGCATTTCTTCTATCTGGAAGAACACTGAAAGGATCTTTGTTTGGAGGATGGAGACCCAAATCTGATCTACCTTCATTGGTGAATAAGTATGCAGACAAG GAAATTCAAGTTGATGGCCTAGTCACGCATGATATACCATTCGGTGACATCAACCGTGCACTCGAACTGATGCTAGAAAGCAAGTGCTTGCGATGTGTGATTCACATGTCACAGTGA
- the LOC117863698 gene encoding uncharacterized protein isoform X2 translates to MGIVEAWVREKPIRTFLARLAQRRAAAAAAFLASSTATAAIDGEGGGEGSIPQLSSIANSVVSRCSRILAISTENLQQSFGTDFPHNCNEPNTYARELLEYCCHKALHEVTTRPDYLADKNLRRLMFDMMLAWETPGSEDASVENVDDKKTVGLNAFARIAPSCPIIADLVTVHNLFDVLTSSSGGRLHFLVYDKYLKSLDRELRSVKGIMQSPLASSLHLDAGECILAIDGDKPIHPVLQHIGISAWPGRLVLTTHALYFQSIRVGYGDNIVKYDLATDSNQVIKRDLTGPLGVRLFDKAVMYKSSTLTDPIYFDFPELGGPSRRDYWLAITREVLQVNRFIRKFNLGDVQRAEALSKAILGILRYSAVKEAFHIAPSHFKTTLTFSLAEKLPKGDMVLEALYNNYFQLLDSSLSHLATDSAVDKMPENHSVPFSLYALSRMGFLLLKRKDETEKEISFCAVCFGVTKSLEAALEESICYSERIESARATVDQVKVEGIDANLALMQELLFPLIQVGKIVYSLSQWEDPLKSLLFLAFMLYVIQRGLVSYIVPFVFLTFAVVILWRKYIGGGKLLEVLEVKPPPSKNAVEQILILQEAISKLEDSLQAVNIALLKFRSVLFASVPKATEVVAAVLIAAATFLVFVPSRHLLLMFALELYTREMPLRKQNTEKFRRRIREWWARIPAAPVQMIRPNETKKKR, encoded by the exons ATGGGGATCGTGGAGGCGTGGGTGCGGGAGAAGCCCATCCGCACCTTCCTCGCCCGCCTCGCCcagcgccgggcggcggcggccgccgccttcctcgcctcctccaccgccaccgcggccATCGATGGCGAGGGGGGCGGCGAAGGGAGCATCCCGcagctctcctccatcgctAACTCCGTCGTCTCCCGCTGCTCGAG GATTCTTGCTATTTCAACTGAAAACTTACAGCAAAGCTTTGGGACTGATTTCCCTCATAACTGTAATGAGCCCAATACATATGCAAGAGAGCTTTTAGAGTATTGCTGCCACAAAGCTCTTCATGAAGTTACTACACGTCCAGACTATTTGGCTGATAAGAATCTTCGCCGCTTGATGTTTGATATGATGCTTGCATGGGAAACCCCAGGCTCTGAGGATGCATCAGTAGAAAAT GTTGATGACAAGAAGACAGTCGGGCTAAATGCTTTTGCACGAATAGCACCTTCATGCCCAATAATAGCTGACTTAGTTACTGTCCACAATCTGTTTGATGTACTTACAAGTTCATCTGGAGGCCGATTGCACTTTCTTGTTTATGACAAGTATCTCAAGAGTTTAGACAG GGAACTGAGGTCTGTGAAAGGTATCATGCAATCGCCACTTGCTTCGAGTCTTCATCTTGATGCTGGAGAGTGTATATTAGCTATTGATGGAGACAAGCCTATTCATCCTGTTTTGCAACATATCGGGATATCAGCATGGCCAG GAAGATTGGTCCTCACAACACATGCTCTTTATTTTCAGAGTATCAGAGTGGGTTATGGTGATAATATTGTTAAATACGACTTGGCAACAGATTCAAATCAAGTGATTAAGCGTGATTTGACTGGACCACTGGGTGTTCGCCTCTTTGATAAAGCTGTGATGTACAAATCAAGCACTTT GACAGATCCAATTTATTTCGATTTCCCTGAATTAGGAGGTCCTTCACGAAGGGACTATTGGTTAGCAATTACCCGTGAAGTATTGCAGGTGAACAGATTTATCAGGAAGTTCAATCTTGGAGATGTTCAGAGAGCAGAAGCACTCTCAAAAGCTATCCTGGGCATCTTGAGATACTCTGCTGTCAAAGAAGCTTTTCATATTGCTCCTTCCCACTTCAAGACAACACTTACCTTTAGCTTAGCAGAAAAGCTTCCGAAAGGAGACATGGTCTTAGAAGCACTGTATAATAACTACTTCCAACTCTTGGACTCTTCATTGAGCCATTTAGCAACTGATTCTGCAGTCGACAAAATGCCAGAAAACCATTCTGTACCATTTTCCTTGTATGCTCTCTCTAGAATGGGGTTTCTTCTGCTGAAGAGAAAAGATGAAACTGAAAAGGAAATAAGCTTTTGTGCTGTTTGCTTTGGTGTAACAAAATCTCTGGAGGCTGCTCTAGAAGAGTCAATTTGTTACTCTGAGAGAATAGAGTCAGCACGTGCTACAGTAGACCAAGTAAAGGTGGAAGGCATTGATGCAAATCTTGCCCTCATGCAG GAGTTACTCTTCCCTTTAATTCAAGTAGGCAAGATCGTTTACTCTCTCAGCCAGTGGGAAGATCCTTTGAAATCACTTCTATTCTTAGCTTTTATGTTGTATGTTATTCAAAG GGGTCTTGTCAGTTACATTGTGCCCTTTGTTTTCTTAACTTTTGCTGTTGTCATTCTTTGGCGTAAGTATATTGGAGGTGGAAAACTGTTGGAAGTGCTTGAAGTAAAACCTCCTCCAAGTAAAAATGCTGTTGAGCAAATCTTGATATTGCAGGAGGCTATATCCAAGTTAGAAGATTCTCTACAGGCTGTAAATATTGCTCTCCTGAAGTTCAGATCTGTCTTGTTTGCCTCTGTTCCTAAG GCCACTGAAGTGGTTGCAGCAGTACTTATTGCCGCAGCAACATTTCTTGTCTTCGTACCTTCTAGGCATCTGCTACTTATGTTCGCCCTGGAGTTGTACACGAGGGAGATGCCACTAAGGAAACAGAACACTGAGAAGTTCCGCAGGCGAATTAGGGAGTGGTGGGCTCGCATTCCAGCTGCACCTGTGCAGATGATCAGACCTAACGAAACCAAGAAAAAGAGGTGA
- the LOC117863698 gene encoding uncharacterized protein isoform X1, with the protein MGIVEAWVREKPIRTFLARLAQRRAAAAAAFLASSTATAAIDGEGGGEGSIPQLSSIANSVVSRCSRILAISTENLQQSFGTDFPHNCNEPNTYARELLEYCCHKALHEVTTRPDYLADKNLRRLMFDMMLAWETPGSEDASVENGSIVRDSLEIEDEDEGSIFYANSTNLAVQVDDKKTVGLNAFARIAPSCPIIADLVTVHNLFDVLTSSSGGRLHFLVYDKYLKSLDRELRSVKGIMQSPLASSLHLDAGECILAIDGDKPIHPVLQHIGISAWPGRLVLTTHALYFQSIRVGYGDNIVKYDLATDSNQVIKRDLTGPLGVRLFDKAVMYKSSTLTDPIYFDFPELGGPSRRDYWLAITREVLQVNRFIRKFNLGDVQRAEALSKAILGILRYSAVKEAFHIAPSHFKTTLTFSLAEKLPKGDMVLEALYNNYFQLLDSSLSHLATDSAVDKMPENHSVPFSLYALSRMGFLLLKRKDETEKEISFCAVCFGVTKSLEAALEESICYSERIESARATVDQVKVEGIDANLALMQELLFPLIQVGKIVYSLSQWEDPLKSLLFLAFMLYVIQRGLVSYIVPFVFLTFAVVILWRKYIGGGKLLEVLEVKPPPSKNAVEQILILQEAISKLEDSLQAVNIALLKFRSVLFASVPKATEVVAAVLIAAATFLVFVPSRHLLLMFALELYTREMPLRKQNTEKFRRRIREWWARIPAAPVQMIRPNETKKKR; encoded by the exons ATGGGGATCGTGGAGGCGTGGGTGCGGGAGAAGCCCATCCGCACCTTCCTCGCCCGCCTCGCCcagcgccgggcggcggcggccgccgccttcctcgcctcctccaccgccaccgcggccATCGATGGCGAGGGGGGCGGCGAAGGGAGCATCCCGcagctctcctccatcgctAACTCCGTCGTCTCCCGCTGCTCGAG GATTCTTGCTATTTCAACTGAAAACTTACAGCAAAGCTTTGGGACTGATTTCCCTCATAACTGTAATGAGCCCAATACATATGCAAGAGAGCTTTTAGAGTATTGCTGCCACAAAGCTCTTCATGAAGTTACTACACGTCCAGACTATTTGGCTGATAAGAATCTTCGCCGCTTGATGTTTGATATGATGCTTGCATGGGAAACCCCAGGCTCTGAGGATGCATCAGTAGAAAAT GGTTCTATTGTGCGTGATTCCCTTGAGATTGAAGATGAGGATGAGGGATCAATTTTTTATGCAAATTCCACAAACTTGGCTGTTCAA GTTGATGACAAGAAGACAGTCGGGCTAAATGCTTTTGCACGAATAGCACCTTCATGCCCAATAATAGCTGACTTAGTTACTGTCCACAATCTGTTTGATGTACTTACAAGTTCATCTGGAGGCCGATTGCACTTTCTTGTTTATGACAAGTATCTCAAGAGTTTAGACAG GGAACTGAGGTCTGTGAAAGGTATCATGCAATCGCCACTTGCTTCGAGTCTTCATCTTGATGCTGGAGAGTGTATATTAGCTATTGATGGAGACAAGCCTATTCATCCTGTTTTGCAACATATCGGGATATCAGCATGGCCAG GAAGATTGGTCCTCACAACACATGCTCTTTATTTTCAGAGTATCAGAGTGGGTTATGGTGATAATATTGTTAAATACGACTTGGCAACAGATTCAAATCAAGTGATTAAGCGTGATTTGACTGGACCACTGGGTGTTCGCCTCTTTGATAAAGCTGTGATGTACAAATCAAGCACTTT GACAGATCCAATTTATTTCGATTTCCCTGAATTAGGAGGTCCTTCACGAAGGGACTATTGGTTAGCAATTACCCGTGAAGTATTGCAGGTGAACAGATTTATCAGGAAGTTCAATCTTGGAGATGTTCAGAGAGCAGAAGCACTCTCAAAAGCTATCCTGGGCATCTTGAGATACTCTGCTGTCAAAGAAGCTTTTCATATTGCTCCTTCCCACTTCAAGACAACACTTACCTTTAGCTTAGCAGAAAAGCTTCCGAAAGGAGACATGGTCTTAGAAGCACTGTATAATAACTACTTCCAACTCTTGGACTCTTCATTGAGCCATTTAGCAACTGATTCTGCAGTCGACAAAATGCCAGAAAACCATTCTGTACCATTTTCCTTGTATGCTCTCTCTAGAATGGGGTTTCTTCTGCTGAAGAGAAAAGATGAAACTGAAAAGGAAATAAGCTTTTGTGCTGTTTGCTTTGGTGTAACAAAATCTCTGGAGGCTGCTCTAGAAGAGTCAATTTGTTACTCTGAGAGAATAGAGTCAGCACGTGCTACAGTAGACCAAGTAAAGGTGGAAGGCATTGATGCAAATCTTGCCCTCATGCAG GAGTTACTCTTCCCTTTAATTCAAGTAGGCAAGATCGTTTACTCTCTCAGCCAGTGGGAAGATCCTTTGAAATCACTTCTATTCTTAGCTTTTATGTTGTATGTTATTCAAAG GGGTCTTGTCAGTTACATTGTGCCCTTTGTTTTCTTAACTTTTGCTGTTGTCATTCTTTGGCGTAAGTATATTGGAGGTGGAAAACTGTTGGAAGTGCTTGAAGTAAAACCTCCTCCAAGTAAAAATGCTGTTGAGCAAATCTTGATATTGCAGGAGGCTATATCCAAGTTAGAAGATTCTCTACAGGCTGTAAATATTGCTCTCCTGAAGTTCAGATCTGTCTTGTTTGCCTCTGTTCCTAAG GCCACTGAAGTGGTTGCAGCAGTACTTATTGCCGCAGCAACATTTCTTGTCTTCGTACCTTCTAGGCATCTGCTACTTATGTTCGCCCTGGAGTTGTACACGAGGGAGATGCCACTAAGGAAACAGAACACTGAGAAGTTCCGCAGGCGAATTAGGGAGTGGTGGGCTCGCATTCCAGCTGCACCTGTGCAGATGATCAGACCTAACGAAACCAAGAAAAAGAGGTGA
- the LOC117863770 gene encoding mitochondrial intermembrane space import and assembly protein 40 homolog isoform X1 produces the protein MDRDGSRAAGGEGPPVAAAGPAPSSRLPPSPGIEALAAEALAFDGGSNEESIDVTVQKALECPCLDDLKRGPCGSQFIDAFSCYLKSTKEEKVDLGSDCVDPFIALQNCIRGNKEAFIKEILEEEENDEEAEKSNLKVLPPAWSREPKSKI, from the exons ATGGACCGAGACGGGAGCCGCGCTGCCGGCGGAGAAGGGCCTCCGGTGGCGGCAGCCGGGCCAGCCCCTTCATCTCGCCTGCCGCCCTCACCCGGCATTGAGGCGTTAGCCGCAG AAGCATTGGCTTTTGATGGAGGAAGCAATGAGGAG TCAATTGATGTTACAGTGCAGAAAGCTCTGGAGTGTCCATGTTTAGATGACTTGAAAAGAGGTCCTTGTGGAAGCCAATTTATTGATGCATTTTCATGCTATCTCAAGAGTACCAAAGAAGAGAAGGTTGATTTA GGTTCAGACTGTGTCGACCCCTTCATTGCCTTGCAGAACTGCATCAGAGGAAACAAAGAGGCATTCATCAAGGAGATTctagaagaagaggaaaatgaCGAGGAAGCTGAGAAGTCTAACCTCAAAGTTCTGCCTCCAGCATGGTCCAGAGAACCAAAATCAAAGATATGA
- the LOC117863770 gene encoding mitochondrial intermembrane space import and assembly protein 40 homolog isoform X2: MDRDGSRAAGGEGPPVAAAGPAPSSRLPPSPGIEALAAEALAFDGGSNEESIDVTVQKALECPCLDDLKRGPCGSQFIDAFSCYLKSTKEEKGSDCVDPFIALQNCIRGNKEAFIKEILEEEENDEEAEKSNLKVLPPAWSREPKSKI; the protein is encoded by the exons ATGGACCGAGACGGGAGCCGCGCTGCCGGCGGAGAAGGGCCTCCGGTGGCGGCAGCCGGGCCAGCCCCTTCATCTCGCCTGCCGCCCTCACCCGGCATTGAGGCGTTAGCCGCAG AAGCATTGGCTTTTGATGGAGGAAGCAATGAGGAG TCAATTGATGTTACAGTGCAGAAAGCTCTGGAGTGTCCATGTTTAGATGACTTGAAAAGAGGTCCTTGTGGAAGCCAATTTATTGATGCATTTTCATGCTATCTCAAGAGTACCAAAGAAGAGAAG GGTTCAGACTGTGTCGACCCCTTCATTGCCTTGCAGAACTGCATCAGAGGAAACAAAGAGGCATTCATCAAGGAGATTctagaagaagaggaaaatgaCGAGGAAGCTGAGAAGTCTAACCTCAAAGTTCTGCCTCCAGCATGGTCCAGAGAACCAAAATCAAAGATATGA